The following are encoded together in the Triticum dicoccoides isolate Atlit2015 ecotype Zavitan chromosome 6B, WEW_v2.0, whole genome shotgun sequence genome:
- the LOC119320056 gene encoding protein LAZ1 homolog 2-like isoform X2 codes for MCDEPMTSNESSSFQGFYRNLHTPAVLIGAGFVLVALLISLCLILQHLRSYRNPSEQKWIIAVLFMVPVYASESIISLWHSEFSLACDILRNCYEAFALYAFGRYLVACLGGERQVVGLLEKERMEELSEQLLESQEKAKYRNRSRLRDFFCDPNALGESLYTIIKFGLVQYMILKTLCAFLAFILELFGAYGDGEFKWNYGQTWALYCLVKFYNATHERLQAIRPLAKFISFKAIVFATWWQGIGITIICHTGLLPKEGKVQNGIQDFLICIEMAIAAIAHAFVFGVELYQHIPVQDREHGEVTHEESKMEVRVDVDDGSNAVPATVEQKETNVKTPGTSIRESVEDVVLGGGHHVVKDVALTISQAMEPVEKGVGKIQETFHHVSLKPGDKKEPDVEVEEHVTENVVDDGEAVAVDAEVEVETRVKDKGDDGESTERSESKE; via the exons ATGTGCGATGAGCCGATGACATCGAATGAATCCTCTAGCTTCCAGGGGTTCTACAGGAACCTCCACACCCCCGCGGTGCTCATCGGGGCCGGGTTCGTGCTCGTCGCGCTGCTCATCTCGCTCTGCCTCATACTGCAGCACCTTAGGTCGTACAGAAACCCTTCG GAGCAGAAGTGGATCATAGCTGTCCTGTTTATGGTGCCTGTATACGCGTCTGAATCT ATAATATCGCTGTGGCATTCGGAATTCTCCTTGGCCTGTGATATATTGCGGAATTGTTATGAAGCATTTGCTTTGTATGCCTTTGGACGATACTTGGTAGCATGCCTGG GGGGAGAACGGCAGGTTGTTGGCCTGCTTGAAAAAGAAAGAATGGAGGAGCTAAGTGAACAGTTGCTTGAGAGTCAAGAGAAGGCAAAATATCGTAATCGAAGTAGACTGCGAGACTTCTTTTGCGATCCTAATGCACTGGGGGAGAGCTTATACACGATTATAAAATTCGGCCTTGTGCAATAT ATGATTTTGAAGACATTATGTGCTTTCTTGGCATTCATCTTGGAGCTTTTTGGAGCATATGGAGATGGTGAATTCAAGTGGAACTATGG CCAGACATGGGCACTGTACTGTCTGGTGAAATTTTACAATGCGACACATGAAAGGCTTCAGGCAATAAGGCCGCTAGCAAAGTTCATAAGTTTCAAGGCCATTGTATTCGCCACTTGGTGGCAGGGAATCGGAATCACAATCATCTGCCATACGGGGCTCCTGCCGAAGGAGGGCAAGGTGCAAAATGGGATTCAAGACTTTCTGATTTGTATCGAG ATGGCTATCGCGGCCATTGCGCATGCGTTTGTCTTCGGCGTGGAGCTGTACCAGCACATCCCGGTCCAGGACAGGGAGCATGGGGAGGTGACCCATGAGGAGAGCAAAATGGAGGTGAGGGTGGATGTCGATGACGGCAGCAATGCGGTGCCGGCCACCGTGGAGCAGAAAGAGACGAATGTCAAGACTCCTGGAACAAGCATCAGGGAGAGCGTCGAGGATGTCGTTCTGGGCGGTGGCCATCAT GTTGTCAAGGATGTGGCCCTGACCATCTCACAGGCGATGGAGCCCGTGGAGAAAGGCGTCGGGAAGATCCAGGAGACCTTCCATCATGTGTCGCTGAAGCCGGGGGACAAGAAGGAACCCGACGTCGAGGTGGAGGAGCATGTCACCGAGaatgtggtggacgacggtgaggctgtTGCGGTCGATGCGGAGGTGGAAGTTGAAACAAGGGTGAAGGACAAGGGTGATGATGGCGAATCTACCGAGAGGTCGGAATCAAAAGAGTAG
- the LOC119320056 gene encoding protein LAZ1 homolog 2-like isoform X1, whose translation MCDEPMTSNESSSFQGFYRNLHTPAVLIGAGFVLVALLISLCLILQHLRSYRNPSEQKWIIAVLFMVPVYASESIISLWHSEFSLACDILRNCYEAFALYAFGRYLVACLGGERQVVGLLEKERMEELSEQLLESQEKAKYRNRSRLRDFFCDPNALGESLYTIIKFGLVQYMILKTLCAFLAFILELFGAYGDGEFKWNYGYPYIALVINFSQTWALYCLVKFYNATHERLQAIRPLAKFISFKAIVFATWWQGIGITIICHTGLLPKEGKVQNGIQDFLICIEMAIAAIAHAFVFGVELYQHIPVQDREHGEVTHEESKMEVRVDVDDGSNAVPATVEQKETNVKTPGTSIRESVEDVVLGGGHHVVKDVALTISQAMEPVEKGVGKIQETFHHVSLKPGDKKEPDVEVEEHVTENVVDDGEAVAVDAEVEVETRVKDKGDDGESTERSESKE comes from the exons ATGTGCGATGAGCCGATGACATCGAATGAATCCTCTAGCTTCCAGGGGTTCTACAGGAACCTCCACACCCCCGCGGTGCTCATCGGGGCCGGGTTCGTGCTCGTCGCGCTGCTCATCTCGCTCTGCCTCATACTGCAGCACCTTAGGTCGTACAGAAACCCTTCG GAGCAGAAGTGGATCATAGCTGTCCTGTTTATGGTGCCTGTATACGCGTCTGAATCT ATAATATCGCTGTGGCATTCGGAATTCTCCTTGGCCTGTGATATATTGCGGAATTGTTATGAAGCATTTGCTTTGTATGCCTTTGGACGATACTTGGTAGCATGCCTGG GGGGAGAACGGCAGGTTGTTGGCCTGCTTGAAAAAGAAAGAATGGAGGAGCTAAGTGAACAGTTGCTTGAGAGTCAAGAGAAGGCAAAATATCGTAATCGAAGTAGACTGCGAGACTTCTTTTGCGATCCTAATGCACTGGGGGAGAGCTTATACACGATTATAAAATTCGGCCTTGTGCAATAT ATGATTTTGAAGACATTATGTGCTTTCTTGGCATTCATCTTGGAGCTTTTTGGAGCATATGGAGATGGTGAATTCAAGTGGAACTATGG ATACCCTTACATCGCTCTTGTCATAAATTTCAGCCAGACATGGGCACTGTACTGTCTGGTGAAATTTTACAATGCGACACATGAAAGGCTTCAGGCAATAAGGCCGCTAGCAAAGTTCATAAGTTTCAAGGCCATTGTATTCGCCACTTGGTGGCAGGGAATCGGAATCACAATCATCTGCCATACGGGGCTCCTGCCGAAGGAGGGCAAGGTGCAAAATGGGATTCAAGACTTTCTGATTTGTATCGAG ATGGCTATCGCGGCCATTGCGCATGCGTTTGTCTTCGGCGTGGAGCTGTACCAGCACATCCCGGTCCAGGACAGGGAGCATGGGGAGGTGACCCATGAGGAGAGCAAAATGGAGGTGAGGGTGGATGTCGATGACGGCAGCAATGCGGTGCCGGCCACCGTGGAGCAGAAAGAGACGAATGTCAAGACTCCTGGAACAAGCATCAGGGAGAGCGTCGAGGATGTCGTTCTGGGCGGTGGCCATCAT GTTGTCAAGGATGTGGCCCTGACCATCTCACAGGCGATGGAGCCCGTGGAGAAAGGCGTCGGGAAGATCCAGGAGACCTTCCATCATGTGTCGCTGAAGCCGGGGGACAAGAAGGAACCCGACGTCGAGGTGGAGGAGCATGTCACCGAGaatgtggtggacgacggtgaggctgtTGCGGTCGATGCGGAGGTGGAAGTTGAAACAAGGGTGAAGGACAAGGGTGATGATGGCGAATCTACCGAGAGGTCGGAATCAAAAGAGTAG